The following nucleotide sequence is from Hevea brasiliensis isolate MT/VB/25A 57/8 chromosome 7, ASM3005281v1, whole genome shotgun sequence.
AACGAAACCTGATCAGGTAGATCCTGCTAAGTTTTTAGCTTCTTTAATATTACAAATTTTTAGATCGTCTTCAAGCTGAATAGTCTTGCATTTGATATTTCTTTTGGTTATAATTTTGTATTCTTTCTTTGCAGCAAATTTTTATTCGTAGATCTATTTTCTGGGGGTCAAATGGCGATTCCTTCTGAGCAATCCACAACAATCTGCACCAACTGGTATGTCATCATTATCTTTATgtgcatgtatatatatatttatatattcagTCATGTGTTGATCTTAGTGATTGGATTATAAGAGCTTTATTTGGATTCCAAAAAATAGGTTGGTCATGCTTCTAAGAATAACTTTTGTTGTATAGAAGCATATTTCTTGTTTTCTTTTCGGAGTAATAGCTAATAATTTATTGTGTCAACAGTGATAAAACAATCCCAGTCACAAATATCAATTTGCATGTTGCACATTGCACCCGAAACTTAGAAAGATGCAAGTTTTGTGGAGAAATGATTCCTATAAGGCACTCTGAGAGACGCTACTCAAGCATACATGTTCCGGTAATGTTCCGTAGGAGGGATTAACTAATGTACCTTGAGAATTAAATAGGAATTCTGATTAAATTAATGCTGGCAGGTGGCCTGTAAATTATGCGGCGAGACAGTAGAGCGGACAAATTTGGCTCTGCGCAAATGTGAAAGCTGTCCGCTGAGAATTGTTAGCTGCGAATATTGCAATTTCCGGTTGCCTGCAGTAGATCTCTTTGAGCACCAGGCAGGAATTGTGAACTTCTCTACTGCATTTGTCAATTTTCAATCTGTTTAATTACCATCCTGCACTAATTTTTAAGCACTTCTCTTTCAGGAAATTTATCGGAAGCAAAGGCAAAGTTGTCATCGTTGCCGCTGCGGGAGGTATGTCATTGGTCATGAAATAGCAAGCATTAGCACATTAAATCCTGCAAGTCATTTGCAAAATGAAATCTTCCAATTTAATAACATATTAAAGGGTGTTGTATGTGCAATGTGAAGGGACATGCGAGCACAAGGGGCTCAAAGAAGATGGTCGGCGAGTTCTTGGCCGCCGAGGCAATTTCTTGTAACAGTTGCTATAACAGGAGCCGCTATTTTTCTGAACTCGGTTTTCTTCCAAAGAAAGGATGATAAAGGACAATCGATACAGTGCATTTGAGAAGATTATCGTCCTTTCTTTACTGTGAAGGAATTGTAAACAATTATCCCTTATCATCAACCCTCATCTCATCTATAAATCTGAATGTATCTACCCTCGCAATTGTAAACGTGGTATGATAAAATCTGTATTGTAAACTATTTGTTTTTTCAAAATCAAGTAATTTAGCTCTGTTAAGTTATTATTAATTTAGTAAAAATATCAAAATGtacttatctttatttttataattttattttattaataatttattacctatatttttaaaatacggatttcattaaattaaaaaaatatta
It contains:
- the LOC110653124 gene encoding uncharacterized protein LOC110653124 produces the protein MAIPSEQSTTICTNCDKTIPVTNINLHVAHCTRNLERCKFCGEMIPIRHSERRYSSIHVPVACKLCGETVERTNLALRKCESCPLRIVSCEYCNFRLPAVDLFEHQAGIVNFSTAFVNFQSV